From a single Methanofollis sp. W23 genomic region:
- a CDS encoding TATA-box-binding protein produces MHGSPEESLKIENIVASAKVTDSLDLITISSRIPGADYDKKRFPGVVIRMKDPKIAALVFGSGKVVLTGAKSVDNLNKGLEILGNKLRDLEIEIDEHLTYTIQNIVTSADLGKPINLNKIAIGFNLDRIEYEPEQFPGLVYRLDEPKVVVLLFGSGKLIITGGKQPEDARLAVRKIMTDLSNLGLL; encoded by the coding sequence ATGCACGGTAGCCCAGAGGAATCCCTGAAAATAGAAAATATCGTTGCCTCTGCCAAGGTAACCGACTCCCTTGACCTCATAACGATATCATCACGCATCCCGGGTGCTGACTATGACAAAAAACGTTTCCCCGGCGTGGTCATCAGGATGAAAGATCCAAAGATCGCTGCGCTCGTCTTTGGATCAGGGAAAGTCGTCCTTACTGGTGCAAAGAGTGTGGACAACCTCAACAAGGGTCTTGAGATCCTGGGGAACAAACTCCGCGATCTGGAGATCGAGATCGATGAACATCTCACCTATACGATCCAGAACATCGTCACCTCCGCCGATCTCGGCAAACCGATCAACCTCAACAAGATTGCAATCGGGTTCAACCTCGACAGGATCGAGTACGAACCCGAGCAGTTCCCTGGCCTTGTCTACCGCCTTGATGAACCCAAGGTGGTTGTCCTCCTCTTCGGGTCAGGGAAGCTGATCATCACCGGCGGCAAGCAACCTGAAGATGCGCGCCTCGCGGTCAGGAAGATCATGACAGATCTCTCAAATCTTGGCCTCCTCTAA
- a CDS encoding acetate--CoA ligase family protein: MAKRMLSEAEGYDLLREYGVPTPGFEIVTNADAAAKAASAIGFPVVMKVVSPQIVHKSDAGGVVVGISGAAEAKKAFTQIVDSAKEYDPEAEVKGVIVEEMAQPGLELILGGKTDPAFGKVITFGMGGTLVELMKDVTLRIVPVSEEEIRTMVREINAYPLIAGYRGMKPRDEEALVEIIAGVARFFEENPQVTEFDINPLRLYESGACAVDARIIVDEDLKPVERRERTFVPPEYFTPRSVAVIGASSNPQKMGYAVLHNLLHFPGQIYPVNNKRTEVQGLKAYPNVTAIPNPIDLAVITVPAVHVPRVMQECGEKKIPLVVVITAGFKEAGEEGKVLEERMLDIARHYHIRVVGPNCLGLIIPPRGLDTTYVHESPKPGSVAFISQSGAIINTVVDWSLKQDIGFSAVFSVGNQADLDFLDYLRFVEQDKSTRAIILYIEQLTNGREFMEVVSEVAKKKPVVAIKSGSSQKGQKAASSHTGSLSGSYEVYMEAFREAGVIPVRALRGAFEVAELCASPGGYPKGRRAIVITNAGGFAVLSSDYAEMYGLDLIDLPPAILNELNEILPDYWSHANPLDLLGDASEKRFQQVFEVLARHSDLWDIAFVVGFPNLVLDSESLAHQIINFSGKTENLVVGTLLGGECMDAGIKILKDHDIPNFDELEQCFKVVGRVVWQRCRAKSIGLP; encoded by the coding sequence ATGGCAAAGAGAATGCTGAGTGAGGCAGAGGGGTATGATCTTCTCCGGGAATATGGTGTCCCAACCCCTGGCTTCGAGATTGTTACGAACGCCGATGCAGCCGCGAAAGCGGCGTCAGCCATTGGCTTTCCGGTCGTCATGAAGGTAGTATCCCCCCAGATCGTCCACAAAAGCGATGCTGGCGGCGTGGTTGTGGGGATCTCAGGGGCTGCCGAGGCAAAGAAGGCATTTACGCAGATCGTGGACTCTGCGAAAGAATATGATCCAGAAGCCGAGGTCAAGGGCGTCATCGTCGAAGAGATGGCACAGCCAGGTCTTGAACTCATCCTGGGCGGGAAGACCGACCCGGCCTTCGGGAAGGTGATCACCTTCGGAATGGGCGGCACCCTTGTCGAGTTGATGAAGGATGTCACCCTCAGGATCGTCCCGGTCTCCGAAGAGGAGATCAGGACGATGGTCAGGGAGATCAACGCCTACCCCCTCATCGCGGGATACCGCGGGATGAAGCCGAGGGACGAGGAAGCCCTGGTTGAGATCATCGCCGGGGTGGCGCGGTTCTTCGAGGAGAACCCCCAGGTGACCGAGTTCGACATCAACCCGTTGCGGCTGTACGAGTCTGGCGCCTGTGCGGTGGATGCCAGGATCATCGTGGACGAGGATCTCAAACCTGTCGAGCGCAGGGAGCGGACTTTTGTCCCTCCCGAATACTTCACCCCGCGCTCGGTGGCGGTCATCGGGGCCTCGTCGAACCCGCAGAAGATGGGGTATGCTGTCCTCCACAACCTTCTCCACTTCCCCGGTCAGATCTACCCGGTCAACAACAAGCGGACCGAGGTCCAGGGGTTGAAGGCCTACCCGAACGTGACGGCGATCCCCAACCCCATCGATCTTGCGGTGATCACCGTCCCGGCGGTCCATGTCCCGCGAGTGATGCAGGAGTGCGGCGAGAAGAAGATCCCGCTGGTCGTGGTCATCACCGCCGGATTCAAGGAGGCCGGAGAGGAGGGCAAGGTCCTCGAAGAGCGGATGCTTGACATTGCCAGGCACTACCACATCAGGGTCGTCGGCCCTAACTGCCTGGGCCTGATCATCCCACCGCGGGGCCTGGACACCACCTATGTCCACGAGTCACCCAAGCCCGGCAGTGTCGCCTTCATCTCACAGAGCGGTGCGATCATCAACACGGTCGTCGACTGGAGTCTCAAGCAGGACATCGGGTTCTCGGCGGTCTTCTCGGTGGGCAACCAGGCCGACCTCGACTTCCTGGACTATCTCCGGTTTGTGGAGCAGGACAAGAGCACGAGAGCGATCATCCTGTACATCGAGCAGCTCACCAATGGCCGTGAGTTCATGGAGGTCGTCTCCGAGGTGGCGAAGAAGAAGCCGGTCGTGGCGATCAAGTCGGGTTCTTCACAGAAGGGGCAGAAGGCGGCGTCGTCTCACACTGGTTCGCTCTCGGGATCGTATGAGGTCTACATGGAGGCGTTCAGGGAGGCCGGGGTCATCCCGGTCAGGGCGCTCAGGGGTGCCTTCGAGGTGGCCGAACTCTGTGCGTCGCCTGGCGGGTACCCGAAGGGCAGGCGTGCGATCGTGATCACCAATGCCGGTGGGTTTGCGGTCCTCTCCTCGGATTATGCCGAGATGTACGGTCTTGACCTCATTGACCTGCCGCCTGCGATCCTGAACGAGCTCAATGAGATCCTCCCTGACTACTGGAGTCATGCAAACCCCCTCGACCTCCTCGGCGATGCATCTGAGAAGCGTTTCCAGCAGGTCTTCGAGGTGCTTGCCCGTCACTCCGACCTCTGGGACATCGCCTTTGTGGTCGGGTTCCCGAACCTCGTCCTGGACTCTGAGAGTCTGGCCCACCAGATCATCAACTTCAGCGGGAAGACCGAGAACCTCGTCGTCGGCACTCTCCTTGGCGGCGAGTGCATGGACGCGGGGATCAAGATCCTCAAGGACCACGACATCCCCAATTTCGACGAACTTGAACAGTGTTTCAAGGTCGTGGGCCGCGTCGTCTGGCAGCGGTGCAGGGCAAAGTCCATCGGGCTCCCCTGA
- the acs gene encoding acetate--CoA ligase translates to MTERDFAVPLEAPKYYRPDPSYKEQSWVGDYQTAYQKYIADPEAFWKARAAELDWFEPFDEVMQWDFPYARWYLNGKLNITYNCLDRHVKNGRANKVALFWRGEEGEEKAYTYSQLLRQVCRLANGLKRIGVKKGDRVCIYMPVIPEQVIAMLACARIGAVHSVVFGGFGVNALNQRIRDSGSRIVITADSSMRRGKAIQLKPIVEEAVVNAPSVETIVVLRRDDPRVELHSEIEIDFEELMENEPHTCEAEVMDAEDPLFLLYTSGTTGAPKGIVHACGGYAVGTQYTTKYVLDVKEDDVYWCTADPGWITGHSYVVYGPLLNGATVFFTEATPDYPNPGIWWKLIRDYGISVFYTAPTAIRMFMRVGEEWPAKYDLSSLRILASVGEPLNPEAFEWFYHHIGGDRCPIIDTWWQTETGMHMITTTVGEPMRPGFAGRPIPGVIADVVDHDGNPVEPGNGGYLVIQHPWPSMLRGVFNNDERYRKYWTTIDHVYTATDLAVKGHDGNIMVIGRADDLIIVAGHNIGTAEVESALVSHEAVAEAAAIGVPDPVKGNQIKAFVILRNGQVASERLVSDLRYHVRMTVGPIAMPSEVEFVDSLPKTRSGKIMRRVLRAQELGMDLGDLSTLEE, encoded by the coding sequence ATGACAGAGCGAGACTTTGCTGTGCCTCTCGAGGCCCCGAAGTACTACCGGCCCGACCCCTCCTACAAGGAGCAGTCATGGGTCGGGGACTACCAGACCGCGTATCAGAAATACATCGCCGACCCCGAGGCCTTCTGGAAGGCACGCGCCGCCGAACTCGACTGGTTCGAGCCATTTGACGAGGTGATGCAGTGGGACTTCCCGTACGCCAGGTGGTACCTGAACGGAAAACTGAACATCACCTACAACTGCCTTGACCGGCACGTCAAAAACGGCCGGGCAAACAAAGTCGCCCTCTTCTGGCGTGGAGAGGAGGGCGAAGAAAAGGCCTACACCTACAGCCAGCTTCTCAGGCAGGTATGCCGGTTGGCCAACGGTCTCAAGCGGATCGGCGTGAAGAAGGGGGACCGGGTCTGCATCTACATGCCGGTCATTCCAGAACAGGTCATCGCCATGCTGGCCTGTGCCAGGATCGGTGCGGTCCACTCGGTCGTCTTCGGAGGGTTCGGGGTCAACGCCCTCAACCAGCGGATCAGGGACTCAGGCTCCAGGATCGTGATCACCGCCGACAGTTCGATGCGCCGCGGCAAGGCGATCCAGCTCAAACCGATCGTGGAGGAGGCGGTGGTCAACGCACCCAGCGTCGAGACGATCGTTGTGTTGCGCCGTGACGACCCCAGGGTCGAGCTCCACTCTGAGATTGAGATTGACTTCGAGGAACTGATGGAGAACGAGCCGCACACCTGTGAGGCAGAGGTGATGGACGCCGAAGACCCACTCTTCCTCCTGTACACCAGCGGCACCACCGGGGCCCCCAAGGGAATCGTCCATGCCTGCGGCGGGTACGCCGTCGGGACCCAGTACACGACTAAATATGTCCTTGACGTCAAGGAGGACGACGTCTACTGGTGCACCGCCGATCCCGGATGGATCACCGGCCACTCCTATGTGGTCTACGGCCCCCTCCTCAACGGGGCGACGGTCTTCTTTACCGAAGCGACCCCCGACTACCCGAACCCCGGGATCTGGTGGAAACTGATCCGCGACTACGGCATCTCAGTCTTCTACACCGCCCCGACGGCGATCAGGATGTTCATGCGGGTGGGCGAGGAGTGGCCCGCAAAGTACGACCTCAGTTCGCTGCGGATCCTTGCATCGGTCGGAGAACCTCTCAACCCTGAGGCATTCGAGTGGTTCTACCACCATATCGGCGGCGACCGGTGCCCGATCATCGACACCTGGTGGCAGACCGAGACCGGGATGCACATGATCACCACGACCGTCGGCGAACCGATGCGCCCCGGGTTTGCCGGGCGGCCTATCCCCGGCGTCATCGCCGACGTCGTCGACCACGACGGCAACCCGGTTGAACCAGGGAATGGTGGGTACCTCGTGATCCAGCACCCCTGGCCCTCGATGTTGCGAGGGGTCTTCAACAACGACGAGCGCTACCGGAAATACTGGACCACCATCGACCATGTCTATACTGCCACCGACCTCGCGGTGAAAGGACATGACGGCAACATCATGGTCATCGGGCGCGCCGACGACCTGATCATCGTCGCTGGCCATAATATCGGCACGGCCGAGGTAGAGTCGGCCCTGGTCTCCCACGAGGCCGTCGCCGAGGCGGCGGCGATCGGTGTCCCTGACCCGGTGAAGGGCAACCAGATCAAGGCCTTCGTCATCCTCCGCAATGGACAGGTTGCGAGCGAGCGCCTTGTCTCCGACCTGCGCTATCATGTCAGGATGACAGTAGGACCGATCGCCATGCCAAGCGAGGTGGAGTTTGTCGACTCGCTCCCCAAGACCAGGAGCGGCAAGATCATGCGCCGGGTACTGAGGGCCCAAGAACTCGGGATGGACCTGGGCGACCTCTCGACCCTGGAAGAGTGA
- the rpiA gene encoding ribose-5-phosphate isomerase RpiA, with amino-acid sequence MSKQDNLEVKRVAGLAAAEEVRDGMVVGLGTGSTAHYAILRIGERVREERLSIVGIPTSYQSAMRARAAGIRVADLVDYPEIDLTIDGADQVDADFRLIKGGGAAHTREKCVAAASKRIITVVDPSKLSEHLNVPVPLEVVPYALALVEKQVAALGGTPALREGVKKDGPVITDNGNFVLDCDFGTIADPEGLETKLNALPGVLTCGIFTEFAEKIWVLVGESGGCKTLTRSGPWPSQ; translated from the coding sequence ATGAGCAAACAGGACAACCTCGAAGTGAAACGAGTCGCGGGCCTCGCCGCCGCCGAGGAGGTGCGGGACGGGATGGTCGTCGGTCTCGGCACTGGGTCGACGGCGCATTATGCGATCCTCAGGATCGGCGAACGGGTCAGAGAAGAAAGGCTCTCTATCGTCGGGATCCCGACCTCGTACCAGTCGGCGATGCGGGCGCGGGCGGCCGGGATCAGGGTGGCCGACCTCGTAGATTACCCTGAGATCGACCTCACCATCGATGGCGCCGACCAGGTGGACGCCGACTTCCGCCTCATCAAGGGCGGCGGTGCGGCGCACACCCGCGAAAAATGCGTGGCCGCGGCATCAAAACGGATCATCACCGTTGTGGACCCATCAAAACTCTCCGAACATCTCAATGTCCCGGTGCCACTTGAAGTCGTCCCCTATGCCCTCGCCCTTGTGGAAAAACAGGTCGCGGCCCTCGGCGGCACGCCCGCGTTGCGGGAAGGCGTGAAAAAAGACGGCCCTGTCATCACTGACAATGGAAACTTTGTCCTGGACTGCGACTTCGGGACGATCGCCGATCCTGAAGGACTTGAGACAAAACTGAATGCCCTGCCAGGTGTCCTGACCTGCGGGATATTTACGGAATTTGCAGAAAAAATATGGGTTCTGGTCGGGGAGAGCGGGGGGTGCAAGACCCTTACGAGATCAGGCCCCTGGCCTTCTCAATGA
- a CDS encoding ArsR family transcriptional regulator, whose translation MKAEEVLYFTQKEEEFATLLIDIGIKRNVAKVLVYLANTDEATSREIERGTDLRQPEVSIAMRYLKEKKWINTRESKAESKGRPVKIYSLSKPINEIIDIIEKNKRKEVDNQLALIEKARGLIS comes from the coding sequence ATGAAAGCAGAAGAAGTCCTGTACTTTACTCAGAAAGAAGAAGAGTTCGCCACACTCCTCATCGACATTGGGATCAAGCGCAATGTTGCAAAGGTGCTTGTATATCTTGCCAACACCGATGAGGCAACCTCCCGGGAGATCGAGCGTGGCACCGACCTCAGGCAACCTGAGGTCTCGATTGCGATGCGCTACCTCAAGGAGAAGAAGTGGATCAACACTCGCGAGAGCAAGGCCGAGAGCAAGGGGCGCCCGGTCAAGATCTATTCACTTTCCAAACCGATCAACGAGATCATCGACATTATCGAGAAAAATAAAAGAAAAGAGGTTGATAACCAGCTGGCGCTCATTGAGAAGGCCAGGGGCCTGATCTCGTAA